The Bos mutus isolate GX-2022 chromosome 12, NWIPB_WYAK_1.1, whole genome shotgun sequence genome includes a window with the following:
- the MTMR6 gene encoding phosphatidylinositol-3,5-bisphosphate 3-phosphatase MTMR6 isoform X2: MRGGCGGPAVVRAGSGGPPLHRAAAAAAAAAAAAGGRLVGMEHIRTTKVEQVKLLDRFSTSNKSLTGTLYLTATHLLFIDAHQKETWILHHHIASVEKLALTTSGCPLVIQCKNFRTVHFIVPRERDCHDIYNSLLQLSKQAKYEDLYAFSYNPKQNDAERLRGWELIDLAEEYKRMGVPNSNWQLSDANREYKICETYPRELYVPRIASKPIIVGSSKFRSKGRFPVLSYYHQSKEAAICRCSQPLSGFSARCLEDEHLLQAISKANPANRYMYVMDTRPRHRVQSWWATQKDIGRIIVRISSKIWNDEKIRESDEKKRLNAMANRAAGKGYENEDNYSNIRFQFVGIENIHVMRSSLQKLLEVNGTKGLSVNDFYSGLESSGWLRHIKAVMDAAIFLAKAIEAESASVLVHCSDGWDRTSQVCSLGSLLLDPYYRTIRGFMVLIEKDWISFGHKFSERCGHLDGDPKEVSPVFTQFLECVWHLTEQFPQAFEFNEAFLLQIHEHIHSCQFGNFIANCQKEREELKLKEKTYSLWPFLLDDQKKYLNPLYSSQSQKLAVLEPNTVSFNFKFWRNMYHQFDRTLHPRQSVFNIIMNMNEQNKQLEKDIKDLESQIKQRKTKQTDGILSKELLNSVRPESPALKATLSLKEQALLPVNNVLRTIEGSSPADNRYSEYADEFSKAEPAVVSLEYGVARMTC, from the exons GTTGAGCAAGTGAAGTTACTTGACCGGTTCAGTACCAGCAACAAGTCGTTAACAGGAACACTGTATCTCACAGCCACGCATCTGCTGTTCATAGATGCTCATCAGAAAGAAACCTGG ATACTGCACCACCATATTGCCTCAGTGGAGAAGCTCGCTCTAACGACTTCTGGGTgccccctggtgatccagtgcaaGAACTTCCGGACCGTGCACTTCATCGTTCCCAGAGAGAGAGACTGCCATGATATTTACAACTCTCTGTTGCAGCTGTCAAAGCAAG CAAAATATGAAGATCTCTATGCATTCTCTTATAATCCCAAACAAAACGATGCCGAAAGACTGCGGGGGTGGGAACTCATTGACCTCGCCGAGGAGTATAAGAGGATGGGAGTACCCAATTCCAACTGGCAGCTGTCCGACGCCAACCGAGAGTACAAG ATTTGTGAAACTTACCCCAGAGAACTATATGTGCCCCGAATAGCAAGCAAACCAATAATTGTTGGTAGTTCCAAGTTCCGGAGCAAGGGGAGGTTTCCTGTTCTCTCCTACTACCACCAGAGTAAGGAG GCTGCCATTTGTCGCTGTAGTCAGCCACTGTCTGGGTTCAGTGCCCGGTGCCTCGAAGATGAACATTTACTTCAGGCCATCAGCAAGGCCAACCCAGCCAACCGCTACATGTACGTCATGGACACCAGACCCAGA caTCGTGTgcagagctggtgggctacacaaAAGGACATTGGCAGAATTATAGTGAGGATTTCTTCAAAAATCTGGAAtgatgagaaaataagagaaagcgATGAGAAAAAGCGA ctgAATGCAATGGCCAACAGAGCAGCTGGAAAAGGTTATGAAAACGAAGACAACTATTCTAATATTAGATTTCAGTTTGTTGGAATTGAAAATATCCATGTCATGCGGTCCAGCCTTCAGAAATTATTGGAAG TCAACGGTACCAAAGGGCTTTCCGTCAACGATTTCTACTCTGGTCTGGAAAGCTCAGGATGGCTTCGTCACATCAAAGCTGTGATGGATGCTGCAATCTTCTTAGCCAAA GCAATCGAGGCTGAGAGTGCGAGCGTGCTGGTGCACTGCTCTGACGGCTGGGACAGGACCTCACAGGTCTGCTCCCTGGGCTCTCTCCTGCTGGATCCCTACTACAGGACGATCAGAGGGTTCATG gttttaatagaaaaagattGGATCTCCtttggacataagttttcagagAG GTGTGGCCATTTGGATGGTGACCCAAAGGAAGTCTCGCCGGTGTTTACTCAGTTCTTGGAGTGTGTGTGGCATTTGACCGAACAGTTTCCACAAGCCTTCGAGTTCAATGAAGCGTTTCTTCTTCAGATCCATGAACATATCCATTCATGCCAGTTTGGAAACTTTATTGCGAATtgtcagaaggaaagagaagaactcAA GTTGAAGGAGAAGACATACTCCCTGTGGCCGTTTCTTCTGGACGACCAGAAGAAGTACCTCAATCCTCTCTACAGTTCCCAGTCTCAGAAATTGGCAGTTCTGGAGCCAAATACAGTGTCTTTCAATTTTAA GTTTTGGAGAAACATGTACCACCAGTTTGATCGAACATTGCATCCTAGGCAGTctgtatttaatataattatgaaCATGAATGAGCAGAATAAGCAGTTAGAGAAAGATATCAAGGACTTAGAATCT CAAATTAAGCAACGTAAAACTAAGCAAACAGATGGAATTCTCAGCAAGGAATTGTTAAATTCAGTCCGTCCTGAATCACCTGCCCTCAAAGCCACCCTGAGTCTCAAGGAGCAGGCTCTGCTGCCTGTGAACAATGTTCTTCGAACTATAGAGGGCAGCAGCCCTGCAGATAACCGCTACAGCGAGTACGCAGATGAGTTTTCCAAAGCCGAGCCTGCGGTGGTCAGCCTGGAGTATGGCGTGGCCAGGATGACCTGCTAG
- the MTMR6 gene encoding phosphatidylinositol-3,5-bisphosphate 3-phosphatase MTMR6 isoform X1: MRGGCGGPAVVRAGSGGPPLHRAAAAAAAAAAAAGGRLVGMEHIRTTKVEQVKLLDRFSTSNKSLTGTLYLTATHLLFIDAHQKETWILHHHIASVEKLALTTSGCPLVIQCKNFRTVHFIVPRERDCHDIYNSLLQLSKQAKYEDLYAFSYNPKQNDAERLRGWELIDLAEEYKRMGVPNSNWQLSDANREYKICETYPRELYVPRIASKPIIVGSSKFRSKGRFPVLSYYHQSKEAAICRCSQPLSGFSARCLEDEHLLQAISKANPANRYMYVMDTRPRLNAMANRAAGKGYENEDNYSNIRFQFVGIENIHVMRSSLQKLLEVNGTKGLSVNDFYSGLESSGWLRHIKAVMDAAIFLAKAIEAESASVLVHCSDGWDRTSQVCSLGSLLLDPYYRTIRGFMVLIEKDWISFGHKFSERCGHLDGDPKEVSPVFTQFLECVWHLTEQFPQAFEFNEAFLLQIHEHIHSCQFGNFIANCQKEREELKLKEKTYSLWPFLLDDQKKYLNPLYSSQSQKLAVLEPNTVSFNFKFWRNMYHQFDRTLHPRQSVFNIIMNMNEQNKQLEKDIKDLESQIKQRKTKQTDGILSKELLNSVRPESPALKATLSLKEQALLPVNNVLRTIEGSSPADNRYSEYADEFSKAEPAVVSLEYGVARMTC, from the exons GTTGAGCAAGTGAAGTTACTTGACCGGTTCAGTACCAGCAACAAGTCGTTAACAGGAACACTGTATCTCACAGCCACGCATCTGCTGTTCATAGATGCTCATCAGAAAGAAACCTGG ATACTGCACCACCATATTGCCTCAGTGGAGAAGCTCGCTCTAACGACTTCTGGGTgccccctggtgatccagtgcaaGAACTTCCGGACCGTGCACTTCATCGTTCCCAGAGAGAGAGACTGCCATGATATTTACAACTCTCTGTTGCAGCTGTCAAAGCAAG CAAAATATGAAGATCTCTATGCATTCTCTTATAATCCCAAACAAAACGATGCCGAAAGACTGCGGGGGTGGGAACTCATTGACCTCGCCGAGGAGTATAAGAGGATGGGAGTACCCAATTCCAACTGGCAGCTGTCCGACGCCAACCGAGAGTACAAG ATTTGTGAAACTTACCCCAGAGAACTATATGTGCCCCGAATAGCAAGCAAACCAATAATTGTTGGTAGTTCCAAGTTCCGGAGCAAGGGGAGGTTTCCTGTTCTCTCCTACTACCACCAGAGTAAGGAG GCTGCCATTTGTCGCTGTAGTCAGCCACTGTCTGGGTTCAGTGCCCGGTGCCTCGAAGATGAACATTTACTTCAGGCCATCAGCAAGGCCAACCCAGCCAACCGCTACATGTACGTCATGGACACCAGACCCAGA ctgAATGCAATGGCCAACAGAGCAGCTGGAAAAGGTTATGAAAACGAAGACAACTATTCTAATATTAGATTTCAGTTTGTTGGAATTGAAAATATCCATGTCATGCGGTCCAGCCTTCAGAAATTATTGGAAG TCAACGGTACCAAAGGGCTTTCCGTCAACGATTTCTACTCTGGTCTGGAAAGCTCAGGATGGCTTCGTCACATCAAAGCTGTGATGGATGCTGCAATCTTCTTAGCCAAA GCAATCGAGGCTGAGAGTGCGAGCGTGCTGGTGCACTGCTCTGACGGCTGGGACAGGACCTCACAGGTCTGCTCCCTGGGCTCTCTCCTGCTGGATCCCTACTACAGGACGATCAGAGGGTTCATG gttttaatagaaaaagattGGATCTCCtttggacataagttttcagagAG GTGTGGCCATTTGGATGGTGACCCAAAGGAAGTCTCGCCGGTGTTTACTCAGTTCTTGGAGTGTGTGTGGCATTTGACCGAACAGTTTCCACAAGCCTTCGAGTTCAATGAAGCGTTTCTTCTTCAGATCCATGAACATATCCATTCATGCCAGTTTGGAAACTTTATTGCGAATtgtcagaaggaaagagaagaactcAA GTTGAAGGAGAAGACATACTCCCTGTGGCCGTTTCTTCTGGACGACCAGAAGAAGTACCTCAATCCTCTCTACAGTTCCCAGTCTCAGAAATTGGCAGTTCTGGAGCCAAATACAGTGTCTTTCAATTTTAA GTTTTGGAGAAACATGTACCACCAGTTTGATCGAACATTGCATCCTAGGCAGTctgtatttaatataattatgaaCATGAATGAGCAGAATAAGCAGTTAGAGAAAGATATCAAGGACTTAGAATCT CAAATTAAGCAACGTAAAACTAAGCAAACAGATGGAATTCTCAGCAAGGAATTGTTAAATTCAGTCCGTCCTGAATCACCTGCCCTCAAAGCCACCCTGAGTCTCAAGGAGCAGGCTCTGCTGCCTGTGAACAATGTTCTTCGAACTATAGAGGGCAGCAGCCCTGCAGATAACCGCTACAGCGAGTACGCAGATGAGTTTTCCAAAGCCGAGCCTGCGGTGGTCAGCCTGGAGTATGGCGTGGCCAGGATGACCTGCTAG